Proteins co-encoded in one Flavobacterium fluviale genomic window:
- a CDS encoding LytR/AlgR family response regulator transcription factor → MMKKYTCIIVDDDEIDRLTVVSYAKKFPVLDIAGVFESAEDAVVFLEKEKIDILFLDIDMPGLNGIEFRKQTLDVPVCIFITAHPEHAVESFQIETLDFIVKPLKLDRFTQTINRIEEFMEIKLKASLFEASIGGDTIYIKEGHEQTKVKLHEILYLEALKDYTLVVTDRKRHCVLSSIGNLLKENHFQSFVRIHRSFAVQKQYVQKINSNEIVLNNNAIIPIGRSYKDNLNLIA, encoded by the coding sequence ATGATGAAAAAATACACTTGTATTATTGTTGATGATGACGAAATTGACAGACTTACGGTTGTTTCTTATGCCAAGAAATTCCCTGTTCTGGACATTGCAGGCGTTTTTGAATCGGCTGAAGATGCTGTTGTTTTTCTGGAGAAAGAAAAAATCGACATACTTTTTTTAGACATCGATATGCCGGGTTTAAACGGAATTGAATTTAGAAAACAGACTTTAGATGTTCCTGTATGCATTTTTATTACCGCGCATCCTGAACATGCTGTCGAAAGTTTCCAGATTGAAACGCTTGATTTTATTGTAAAGCCTTTAAAACTTGACCGTTTTACCCAAACAATCAATCGCATCGAAGAGTTTATGGAAATCAAACTCAAAGCTTCTTTATTTGAAGCAAGTATTGGCGGTGATACCATTTATATAAAGGAAGGACACGAACAAACAAAAGTAAAACTTCATGAGATTTTATATCTGGAAGCTTTAAAAGACTACACTTTGGTAGTTACAGACCGTAAAAGACATTGTGTACTTTCGAGTATTGGAAATCTTTTAAAAGAAAATCATTTTCAGTCTTTTGTGCGTATTCATAGAAGTTTTGCCGTACAGAAACAATATGTTCAAAAGATAAATTCTAACGAAATTGTTTTGAATAATAATGCCATAATTCCGATTGGAAGAAGTTACAAGGACAACTTAAATCTTATTGCATGA
- a CDS encoding DUF4082 domain-containing protein has translation MKFLKTIFTILSVALFTASCSSDDDNSIKYAEENPLDAYMAGSGFSQKAVDVKNSGIYEYGFSFKPTVTGKINALIVKIPDVNPALRITLWDAATKTVIKSETVNVATANVTVEKAISSIALTKDKEYFFTVNSDDWINRTKTDGSAATYPIVAGNITITGYAYISSTAAETIFPTNARNTYYAGDITFKFQQTE, from the coding sequence ATGAAATTTTTAAAAACCATTTTTACCATTTTATCAGTTGCACTTTTTACAGCTTCGTGCAGTAGTGACGACGACAATTCAATTAAATATGCAGAAGAAAACCCTCTTGATGCTTATATGGCAGGCTCAGGATTTAGCCAGAAGGCAGTAGATGTAAAAAACTCAGGAATTTATGAATATGGTTTTAGTTTTAAACCAACAGTAACTGGAAAAATAAACGCTTTAATAGTGAAAATTCCAGATGTAAATCCAGCTTTAAGAATTACTTTATGGGATGCAGCGACTAAAACAGTAATAAAATCTGAAACTGTAAATGTTGCTACAGCCAATGTTACAGTCGAAAAAGCAATTTCATCAATTGCGCTTACTAAAGATAAGGAATACTTTTTTACAGTAAACAGCGACGACTGGATTAATAGAACAAAAACAGACGGGTCGGCGGCAACTTATCCAATTGTAGCTGGAAATATAACTATTACAGGATATGCATACATCTCAAGTACAGCTGCGGAAACTATTTTTCCAACAAATGCACGTAACACGTATTATGCTGGAGATATTACGTTTAAATTTCAACAAACTGAATAA